The genomic stretch GTGCCCCGTTGTGATATCCATGCTTAATGCGGCGGCCGTAAAACCACCTGCGTCGACGACACGTGTGAACACGCGCATGCTGTGCAGTATGTCCATGTTGAATCCATCCCGTAGTTAAAACTGCATCGATCCCAAACGCAGTTGAAGAGCGCTGACCCGGTTTCGCCAACTTTCCACTGAACTTGTCGCTAGTCTTCGTACCGCAGTCGCAGCCAGTCAGAGACGTTGACGGGAACCCGGCATCCGACCGACGGAAGAGGTCTCTCGGCGTTACAGTAAGCAAAGTACCGCGCCGGCAGCTCTGTCAACTTGTGTAGTAGACGGTGGAGCAAGCAACGGCGACGGAAATGGCGCGTGCCGAGGTGCAGCCGGGAAGTGCGACTGCGAGCGCTTGATCGGAGCCGCGCTCAAACCACGGGTCGATGCGATTTCACGCCGGCGTGTCTTGAATTCCCCCCCATTTTCCGCCGCGGTCTTGAAGAGTTGAACGAACCGTCCTCCAAATCGAGAATAACAGGTACCCATGGAGATGCAGGGCCGTGAGATCGAACGGCCCTTTGAGAATTCAATGCATGAGTTCGATGCTTAAGATTGCAGTGGGCGCGTTTCGGAGCCGTTTGGAAACGCGTGTCAAATTCCTCATACAAAAAGTTTGATTGTATCTTGTTGTGAATCTATCGATAGATAGATTTCGTGGCAAATGACTAAAAATTTCCCGCAGCGTTTCGGGGGCTGCGTTAGTTCACGATTCTCCACGCGCTCGCGACGTTTTCTAGGCGCGATCGTGTTTGAAACAACCGCCTCGCTAACGCGCTGCCCTGATATGCGGCGAAAAGAGTCCCTGCCGCACATTCAAACTTGCCGTTGACCGCTAGCGTACACTCATCGACGCCTTGTGTTAGCACCTTCGCCAGCCAGTTCTCATTGGCTTTAAAGAATGCCTGCACCGCATGCCATATGTTATCCGGCAGCGACTCTATATCTGCGGCGAGCATCCCGCACAGGCAGATACGATCACCGTCGCCAAGAACTTTGCCGAACTTCTTCGTGTACTTCGCCAGTTTTGCGTCGGTCGACAGCGATGCGTCGATCGAATAGATGTCGTTGAGCGCCTCTTTACTGTACTCGCTGACTGCCACCAGCACCAAGTCATCTTTCGCCGGAAAGTAGTAGTGGATGCTCGAAGTCTTTACGCCAACCAGTTCAGACAGGTCACGATAGCTGAAACCGTTATAACCACGCATCATGATCACCGTCACAGCGTGGCAAACAACTTGCTCGCGTACGGTTAATGAAGTATTCACTTACGCAAAGTCATCTTCTAGTAGATCGATTGTCATGCTAGAAGTTCACGTCTCGGCGATTGCTCATTGACGTGTCGTTTTTTTCGCTGCTCGCAACGTGGTTGCTAAAAGCCGCAGTATTCAGCGTGCGCTCAACATGAGCGTAATGCACATATTACGCCTCGGTTTTTGGCGGGCGTGGTGGAAATTTGGTGCAGCGCTTTCTCAAGGTGCAGGGACCCTGCACCGATGGTGCAGAGAAACATGACACAGGTGCCTCCGAGTATGTTGACTTTGCCGCGATCGACAGTCATACGTCGCATGGCGGAGATCCCGCACGTTGCTGACAGTGGAGAAGCTTAACACCGGTGAGTGCCGACAGGCCCACCGGGAAGCTGGCCGAGACAGGCGGCCGGCACACATCCCAGAACGATAGTTCGATGGTTGCTGGACCTTCCAGGCGCTGATGCTGGCGTACTGGGTAGCGGCCTTTACTGCGAAGGCGCCGAAATACGGCGTCGTGCTGCTGGAAAGACCTTTTGACGCAAGGAGGCGAACGAAGAAACGATCACTACGAAATCGATGGACATGGCCTGTCCGCTGACAACGAACCATTCGGCTTACTTGGCGGCCATACGGATTGCGCCGTCGAGACGGATGACCTCGCCGTTCAGATATTCGTTCATGAGGATGTGCTCCACAAGAGCGGCGTACTCCACGGGCTTACCCAATCGGGATGGAAACGGCACCGTTTTGCCCAGCGCGTCCTGTACTTCAGTGGGCATGCCGAGCAGCATAGGGGTTTCCATAATGCCTGGCGCTACTGTCATGACCCGGATACCCCGTCGGGAGAGTTCCCGTGCGAGTGGCAACGTCATTGCTACAATGCCACCCTTGGAAGCCGCGTAGGCTGCCTGTCCCGCCTGTCCCTCAAACGCGGCCACCGAGGCTGTGCAGATGATGACCCCGCGCTCGCCGGAGGTCTCTTGCGGGCACGTGCTCATCACTTCCGCCGCAATTCGGATCATATTGAAACTGCCTACCAGGTTGATATGGATCGTTCGAGCGAAGGAATCCAATTTGTGGGTCCCCTGACGACCGATGACCTTTTCGGCGGGAGCAACACCTGCGCAATTGACGAGTCCCCGGAGGAGCCCCATTTCCATGGCCACTGTGAAAGTTGCTTTGGCGCTGTGTTCGCTGGCGACATCCGTGACAACGAATCGGGCATTCGGCCCAAGCTCAGCGGCGATGGCCTTGCCGGCGTCGGCGTTGACGTCCGCCAGGACCACTTTCCCGCCCCGTTCGACGATCATTTTCGCTGTGGCCGCCCCGAGACCGGAACCGGCCCCAGTTACTACAAACACGTTGTCTTTGATCTGCATGTCCGATTTTCTTTCATGTGATGCTGCCGTTAACGCGTCGCTAGTCGAAGCAGCGTCGTCGTAATGAATGCGTGACAAGGGCGCCTTCAGCCAGCCCCAGATGCTGTTCTCCACGAGGCAAAACTGCAGACTCGCGAGGGCACAAGCAGTCCCGCAGCCCGGTGCGGTGGGGCTGTCCAATCGCTATTGAGTTAGGACGTCGTCCGCAGTGCGCGCGAGTGGTCCTCAACCGGTCCCGGTCCCGGTCCCGGTGACGCGCAGCTAGTCTGAGTAAAACGTTGTGAACGAGCCAACCTCTGCTCTTTCCGTGACGAGGGTGTTCTCGATACATGAGGGATCCGCAAATCCAAGACTCATGCCGACGACGAACATCTCATTCGTCTCCAGTCGGAGTTGATCGGCAATGACTTTGTGGTACTTCATGAATGCCGCCTGAGGGCATGTGCTCAAGCCATGGGCGCGTGCAGCGATCATGATGTTTTGCAGGAACATGCCGTAGTCGAGCAGGCTGCCCTGCTGCATAACGCGGTCGATTGTGAAGAGCAGGCCGACGGGCGCGTCGAAGAATTGATAGTTGCGGCTGTGTTGGGCCTGCATTCGTTCCTTGTCGCCCTTTTCGATTCCAAGCAACCCATATAGCTCCCACCCCACAGCGCGTTTTCTTTCTAGGTATGGCGATATCCACTCACGCGGGTAATAGTCCCACTCGTCCGCGCATGTCTCGTCCAATGCCGAATCGTCATTAACCTGTTGAATCGCGGCACAGACGCGATCTTTGGCGTGACCCGTGACGACGTGTACTCGCCAGGGCTGGATGTTGACGCCCGTGGCAGCGAACCGCGCCACGTCCAATATCGATTCCACCGTCTCTCGAGGTACGGGCGTGGGCAGAAACGCCCTCACGCTGCGACGTGACAGGATGGCCCATTCGATGGCCTTGCGAAGCGCATCGGCATCCATCGGCGGCGGTGTGTCACTTCTTTTCATCGGTCACTCCCTCTGTCTCCAAGTTCGGCAAAGCCGAGCAACTCCCTTACTCGGCAGCATTGCTTTTGCGAGCAATATTAGCGGGGCGGAAAGAGATATGTTGTCTCGTACAAGACATTGTCTTGAACATGGCAATCAACACCAATAGCCGATCGCTTCAATAAACCCACGAAGTGTCATCTTCGGGACAGTGCCTGGCTAGTGCAGCGTATAAACTTGATCCGGCATCGTAAGGTTCGATGCGATCCAATTCAGAGGTTGCACCTACACACCGCTTGTGTTCGGAAGACATTCACATACCGGCGAGGAGACATGACATGCCCACCCAAATTTACGAGCACGGGCTCGATCGAAACGAAGCCAACTATGTGCCGCTGACACCGCTGCACTCGCTCGATCGATGTGCCGAATTGTTTCCCGAGCGCATCGCTATCGTGCATGGTGCGTTGCACCAGACATGGGCGGCCACGCGCAGTCGCTGCCGCCGACTGGCCAGCGCGCTGGCCCGGCGAGGGGTCAAGCGCGGCGATACGGTATCGATTATCGCGCCTAACACGCCTGCGCTGGTGGAGGCACATTTCGGGGTGCCGCTGAGCGGCGCCGTGCTCAACGCGATCAATTGCAGGCTGGATGCCGACGGCATTCGGTTCATCCTGCTTCACGGGGAATGTAAGGTTCTTCTTGTGGATCGTGAATTTGCCGCCCTTGCCGCGGACGCCCTCGCGCACGTTCCAGATAGGCCACTCGTGATCGACATTGCCGATCTCGAAGCGCCGCCTGGGTCATCGATAGGTGAGCTCGACTATGAGCAATTGCTCGAAGAGGGTGATCCGGACTTCGAGGGCATATGGCCCGCAGACGAATGGGACGCTATCGCATTGAACTACACGTCTGGAACGACCTCAGACCCGAAAGGGGTCGTGTTCAGTCACCGTGGGGCTCAACTTATGAGCATGCTTCAGTTGATCGACTGGGGCGTGCCCCGCGGGCCGGTGTATCTCTGGACGCTCCCCATGTTCCATGCCAATGGATGGTGCTTCGCGTGGGCGGTCACCGCCGCTGGTGGAACCCATGTCTGTCTACGCAAAGTCAATGCCGCAGGAATATTTAGAGCCATCCGGGAGCACGGCGTCGACCATTTTTGTGCGGCGCCAATCGTCCTCGCCGCATTGGCCGACGCACCCGCCAGCGAGCGTAGCCCGTTGCCTCGGACCGTTCGCGTGCGCACGGCGGGTTCACCGCCCCCGGCCGGCGTGTTGAAGTCGGTAAGCGAGTTGGGATTCGAAGTTGAGCACGTGTACGGCATCACCGAAGCGTCGGGCACGCCGGTCAGTTGCTTCATCCAGGCTAACTGGCACGCATTGGCCAACGAGGAGCAGGCGCGCCTGAAGGCGCGTCAAGGTCACCGGACCTCCGGACTTGAAGCCATGCGAGTAGCAACTCACACCACGCTTGAGCCGGTTCCTGCGGACGGAAAGACTGAGGGAGAGATATTGCTGCGTGGCAATGTAATCATGAAAGGCTATCTGAAGAACGAGGAGGCGACCCGAAACGCTTTTGAAGGTGGCTGGTTCCACACCGGCGATATTGCCGTAGTGCACCCCGATGGATATGTTCAGATCACGGACCGTTCTAAAGACGTCATCATTTCGGGCGGTGAAAATATTTCATCAGTAGAGGTGGAAGACGTACTACACCAACACCCGGCCGTCCTCATCGCGGCAGTCGTGGCGCAGCCGGATGCCAAGTGGGGCGAAGTGCCCTGCGCATTTGTCGAATTGAGGCAGGGTTTCGATGCCCCGCCGGAACGAGAGCTGATTACGTTCTGTCGTGAGCGGCTCGCTCACTACAAGTGCCCCGTGAGGATCGTGTACGGCACCCTGCCAAAAACAGGTACCGGCAAAATTCAAAAATTCCGACTTCGCGCGGAAGCTGGTAGCCGGGAGGCCATTACGAAGCTATCTCACGCATAACTACTTAGGCGGCCTTCGGGCTCAACCTTCGGAACGCAGGGAAGCGAACCCCAGTTTTGCTTACATCAGCAGCGAGTTAAGCCATGTCGCGGGTGCAACGATGCTTGCACTTGCGACACCGATCGCACCCATGGCGCGATCAATCTCCGGAGTGGGCGAAATCTCGCAACCCTTTCAGGTCAACAATTCGGACCGAGCCGTACTCGATCATTAAGAATCCCGCATCAGCGAGCTCGCGAAGCGCTCGGTTTGTGTTCTGCCTGGATAGGCCGGACAGGCGCCCGATTTCTTCTTGC from Paraburkholderia phytofirmans OLGA172 encodes the following:
- a CDS encoding AMP-binding protein, which codes for MPTQIYEHGLDRNEANYVPLTPLHSLDRCAELFPERIAIVHGALHQTWAATRSRCRRLASALARRGVKRGDTVSIIAPNTPALVEAHFGVPLSGAVLNAINCRLDADGIRFILLHGECKVLLVDREFAALAADALAHVPDRPLVIDIADLEAPPGSSIGELDYEQLLEEGDPDFEGIWPADEWDAIALNYTSGTTSDPKGVVFSHRGAQLMSMLQLIDWGVPRGPVYLWTLPMFHANGWCFAWAVTAAGGTHVCLRKVNAAGIFRAIREHGVDHFCAAPIVLAALADAPASERSPLPRTVRVRTAGSPPPAGVLKSVSELGFEVEHVYGITEASGTPVSCFIQANWHALANEEQARLKARQGHRTSGLEAMRVATHTTLEPVPADGKTEGEILLRGNVIMKGYLKNEEATRNAFEGGWFHTGDIAVVHPDGYVQITDRSKDVIISGGENISSVEVEDVLHQHPAVLIAAVVAQPDAKWGEVPCAFVELRQGFDAPPERELITFCRERLAHYKCPVRIVYGTLPKTGTGKIQKFRLRAEAGSREAITKLSHA
- a CDS encoding nitroreductase — its product is MKRSDTPPPMDADALRKAIEWAILSRRSVRAFLPTPVPRETVESILDVARFAATGVNIQPWRVHVVTGHAKDRVCAAIQQVNDDSALDETCADEWDYYPREWISPYLERKRAVGWELYGLLGIEKGDKERMQAQHSRNYQFFDAPVGLLFTIDRVMQQGSLLDYGMFLQNIMIAARAHGLSTCPQAAFMKYHKVIADQLRLETNEMFVVGMSLGFADPSCIENTLVTERAEVGSFTTFYSD
- a CDS encoding SDR family NAD(P)-dependent oxidoreductase gives rise to the protein MQIKDNVFVVTGAGSGLGAATAKMIVERGGKVVLADVNADAGKAIAAELGPNARFVVTDVASEHSAKATFTVAMEMGLLRGLVNCAGVAPAEKVIGRQGTHKLDSFARTIHINLVGSFNMIRIAAEVMSTCPQETSGERGVIICTASVAAFEGQAGQAAYAASKGGIVAMTLPLARELSRRGIRVMTVAPGIMETPMLLGMPTEVQDALGKTVPFPSRLGKPVEYAALVEHILMNEYLNGEVIRLDGAIRMAAK
- a CDS encoding TetR/AcrR family transcriptional regulator, with translation MNTSLTVREQVVCHAVTVIMMRGYNGFSYRDLSELVGVKTSSIHYYFPAKDDLVLVAVSEYSKEALNDIYSIDASLSTDAKLAKYTKKFGKVLGDGDRICLCGMLAADIESLPDNIWHAVQAFFKANENWLAKVLTQGVDECTLAVNGKFECAAGTLFAAYQGSALARRLFQTRSRLENVASAWRIVN